The Agrococcus sp. SGAir0287 DNA window CACGCGCTTGTCGCGCGGGATGTCCACGCCTGCGAGACGTGCCATCTGTGCTCCTTCTCGGAGTCATGGGGAGGTGTGGTGCAGCCGCGGGGCCAGGGCCTCTCCGTCCCTGGGTGTCCCCTCCTCGCGGAGGTTCTTGCGGTGCTCGTGTGTGGAGTTGTCACGGCCTCCTGGCCGGTTCGACCCACGATTCGACGTTGCCGTCGATGCGGGGTCAGGTCTCGTGACGCGTGCTCGCTTCGCTCGCGCGCTCCTCGACCTCGAGCGCTGCGCACGCAACGCGACGTCGTCGCATTGCGTGCTCCGCGCTCAACCCTGCCGCTGCTTGTGGCGGGGGTTGGCGCAGATGACCATGACGCGACCGTGCCGACGGATGACCTTGCACTTGTCGCAGATGGGCTTGACGCTGGGGTTGACCTTCATGATCTTCTCTTCTCGCTGGCCTCGTGCTCCGGGGTGGAGCCGTTCCTTCTCAGCGACCTACCGGTAGCGGTAGACGATGCGGCCACGGGTCAGGTCGTACGGGCTGAGCTCGACGATGACCCGGTCCTCCGGGAGGATGCGGATGTAGTTCTGCCGCATCTTCCCCGAGATGTGCGCGAGGACGACGTGCCCGTTCGTGAGCTCCACTCGGAACATCGCGTTGGGCAGTGCCTCGACCACCGAGCCTTCGATCTCGATGACGCCGTCCTTCTTAGCCATGACCTCGTCTAGGGTTGGGGATGGTTGCTGGTCGTGCGAGTGCGCGGACACGGTCGTGTCAGCGCACCAAGGGTCTACTCTACGCGCGCCGCGCCTGCGGCTGCAAGTCGGGCGCGTCGCGGCCTCCCCGCGACCGACGCTCAGCGCTGCACGTGGATGCCGCCCCACACGAGGCTGCGGTCCTCGTCGGCGAGCGCGCTCGCGCGCGCGTCGGTCGTCGCGGCGAAGGAGCGCACGATCACGGGTCCGCCCGGCACGACCGCGCGACGCGCGGCGCGTCCCAGGCGCTCCACGACGTCGGCGCGCGTGCCGTCGGCGACGTTCGAGAGCGTCACGGCGTCGTACGATGCCGGCGCGACGGACTCGAGATGCGTGAGCGCGTCCGCGAGCACGAACTCGATGGCGTCGGCGGGTGCGACGGGCGGTTGGTAGCCGGGCGGGTCCTCCCCCGCCAGCAGGCGCCACGCGAAGCGGTTGCCCGGCGACGGATGGATGCCGAGCCGCACGTCGAGCCGCGCACGCACGGTGTCGGTGAAGTGGGCGGGCAGCGCGGTCGAGAAGTCGCGCTGCACGGCGGCCGCGAGCATGCCCGCGGGCGCCATCGTCGCGTGCAGGACGTTGCGGAAGGTCCGGTTGTCGAAGCGCTGGCGCCACTGGTGCTGCACGCGCGCCGGCGACGCGTCGGCGAGGAGGCCGCGCACGCGACGCCGGCTCCACGCGGGGCTCGCGGCCCGGATGAGGCGGCGGCCCGCGTCGAGCATGCGCTCGACCGAGCCCGCCTCGAACGGGCCTCCCGACGAGCGGCGCCGCGCGTACTCGAGCTGCTCGCGGTTCGCCGTCACCGCGACGACCTCGTGCCCGGCCGCCGCGAGATGGGCGATGAGCTCGCCGGCGCCCGCGGCGGCGAGGACCCGGCTCGACGGGGGCAGCAGCGCGAGCTCGATCTGCTCGTCCTCGATGTCCCAGCCGTACAGCAGCCGATGCCTCGGCGTCGCGCTCGCGCGTCCCGCGCGGCCCCGTCGCTCGGCCATCAGCGCGCCCGACCGCGCGCGGGCGAGGGCTGCAGCGAGCGCGACGGCATGCCGCCATCGTAGGCGCGCAGCCTGGGAAGGGGACGGGCCGGGCGGGTCAGCGCGCCGCGACGACCTCGACGAGCGCGGGCTGCAGCGGATGCCCCTCCGCGATGCCGCAGACCTCGGCGACGAACGCCGCCGGCTCCAGGTCGCGCAGCAGTCGCTGCAGCTCGACCGCCTGCTCGTCGTCGGCGACGTCGAAGGCGAGGGCGGCGCCGACGGCGCGCACGAGCGCATGCGGATGCGCGCCCTGCTCCGCGAGC harbors:
- a CDS encoding DUF3419 domain-containing protein, whose protein sequence is MAERRGRAGRASATPRHRLLYGWDIEDEQIELALLPPSSRVLAAAGAGELIAHLAAAGHEVVAVTANREQLEYARRRSSGGPFEAGSVERMLDAGRRLIRAASPAWSRRRVRGLLADASPARVQHQWRQRFDNRTFRNVLHATMAPAGMLAAAVQRDFSTALPAHFTDTVRARLDVRLGIHPSPGNRFAWRLLAGEDPPGYQPPVAPADAIEFVLADALTHLESVAPASYDAVTLSNVADGTRADVVERLGRAARRAVVPGGPVIVRSFAATTDARASALADEDRSLVWGGIHVQR
- the infA gene encoding translation initiation factor IF-1, with protein sequence MAKKDGVIEIEGSVVEALPNAMFRVELTNGHVVLAHISGKMRQNYIRILPEDRVIVELSPYDLTRGRIVYRYR
- the rpmJ gene encoding 50S ribosomal protein L36 translates to MKVNPSVKPICDKCKVIRRHGRVMVICANPRHKQRQG